In Longimicrobiales bacterium, a single window of DNA contains:
- a CDS encoding sulfotransferase family 2 domain-containing protein — protein MVVRNPWARVASCFRNKCRDALGALARNGSLEPCQRHLLKALGAWPCRPETGARRLAGLQFDEFVELLPVVRDGNSHFRLQVDVLRHATPPNSRLSWAGRGLGTLLHLGRTHYLTPDLLKARQSEARDRIALSVVKEQRVRLIRLERIFDEWWEVEEALGKEVPLPWHARSASGDDWKALYDSALQERVASLYRTDLEMFGYETDPPSSESNQKV, from the coding sequence ATGGTCGTTCGCAACCCGTGGGCGCGGGTGGCGTCCTGCTTTCGGAACAAGTGCAGGGATGCCCTCGGTGCCTTGGCCAGAAACGGGAGTCTCGAGCCGTGTCAGCGTCATTTGCTGAAGGCTCTTGGTGCCTGGCCCTGTCGGCCAGAGACCGGCGCTCGCCGATTGGCTGGCCTTCAGTTCGATGAGTTCGTGGAGCTGCTCCCCGTCGTTCGGGACGGCAACAGTCATTTTCGCCTTCAGGTAGATGTGCTCCGTCACGCTACCCCACCCAACTCCCGCCTGTCCTGGGCTGGGCGGGGGTTGGGAACTCTTCTGCACCTCGGACGGACACATTACCTGACGCCGGACCTCCTCAAGGCTCGACAGAGCGAGGCCCGGGACCGGATTGCCCTCTCGGTGGTGAAAGAACAAAGAGTCCGTCTTATCCGTCTCGAACGCATATTCGACGAATGGTGGGAGGTGGAGGAGGCGCTGGGGAAAGAGGTTCCTCTTCCCTGGCATGCCCGGTCGGCCAGCGGAGATGATTGGAAAGCCCTGTACGATTCTGCGCTCCAGGAACGTGTGGCTTCCCTCTATCGGACGGACCTGGAAATGTTCGGCTACGAGACGGACCCACCTTCGTCGGAGTCTAACCAGAAGGTGTAG
- a CDS encoding sulfotransferase: MGHPRSGTSLLRALLDGHPDLLVLPFESHLFDWVGANEAVHALLARTRLWPTLHRHRPSLSRTDAELMLEKAFEGADNPRARLLALVDGWRELTGAATPVHWVEKTPRHLFEADTLLRWFPDDVRVVIMRRDPRDVMASALRQKPSRSIFPLALTAHIAHEVARGYESDERFLEVGYEALVRDPEAVMGEVGEFIGITEHPVLVQPTVMGAKYSGNSRFESELDGVSQSGVGRFRTVLSRSQLEKAEVLLASVMEAGGYASTTSERPATQLSYIPSRAAITGVVASGLWRFGVVRSAFGGA; the protein is encoded by the coding sequence GTGGGGCACCCCCGCTCCGGCACTAGCCTTCTCCGAGCCCTGCTTGACGGCCATCCTGACCTTCTGGTGCTTCCTTTCGAGAGTCATCTGTTCGATTGGGTCGGGGCCAATGAAGCCGTTCATGCCCTCCTGGCCCGGACCCGTCTATGGCCAACGCTACACCGACATCGGCCCTCCTTATCGAGAACGGACGCCGAGTTGATGCTGGAGAAGGCTTTCGAAGGGGCGGACAATCCCAGGGCCCGTCTCCTGGCCTTGGTGGACGGTTGGCGGGAATTGACCGGAGCCGCCACGCCGGTTCACTGGGTCGAGAAGACTCCCCGTCATCTCTTCGAAGCTGACACACTCCTTCGGTGGTTTCCCGATGACGTTCGCGTGGTGATCATGCGGAGGGATCCACGCGATGTGATGGCCTCGGCGCTGAGGCAGAAACCTTCCCGCTCGATCTTCCCTCTGGCACTGACGGCACACATCGCCCATGAAGTAGCACGAGGATACGAGTCGGATGAGCGCTTTCTCGAGGTGGGGTACGAGGCGCTGGTTCGAGACCCAGAGGCGGTGATGGGTGAAGTCGGTGAGTTCATTGGGATCACTGAACACCCGGTGCTTGTCCAGCCTACGGTGATGGGTGCCAAATACTCCGGCAACTCTCGCTTCGAGAGCGAATTGGACGGCGTCTCCCAGTCTGGTGTCGGGCGCTTCCGTACCGTCCTCTCTCGGTCCCAACTGGAGAAGGCGGAAGTCCTTCTGGCTTCCGTTATGGAAGCCGGGGGGTACGCATCTACCACATCCGAAAGGCCTGCCACCCAGTTGAGTTACATACCCTCCCGGGCGGCCATCACGGGAGTGGTGGCTTCCGGTTTGTGGCGTTTTGGGGTGGTTAGATCCGCCTTCGGAGGGGCTTGA